A stretch of Natator depressus isolate rNatDep1 chromosome 2, rNatDep2.hap1, whole genome shotgun sequence DNA encodes these proteins:
- the ACTR3B gene encoding actin-related protein 3B isoform X2, whose translation MFRKRVLFLMCSFVTDYLFIYLFIYLAIAIRESAKVGDQAQRRVMKGVDDLDFFIGDEAIDKPTYATKWPIRHGLVEDWDLMERFMEQVIFKYLRPEPEDHYFLIAAWTLAASWASRQVGEHTLTGIVIDSGDGVTHVIPVVGCSLRSQTVCVSVKVSLVFRWRYYIFHSADPKGEGGGNSPEQSLETAKAIKLANPDFMESISDVVEGL comes from the exons ATGTTTAGAAaaagagttttatttttaatgtgttctTTTGTGAcggactatttatttatttatttatttatttatttagctattGCAATCAGAGAGTCAGCAAAAGTAGGCGACCAAGCCCAGAGGAGAGTAATGAAGGGAGTTGATGATCTAGACTTTTTCATAGGAGATGAAGCCATAGATAAACCTACCTATGCTACAAAA TGGCCCATACGACATGGTCTTGTTGAAGACTGGGATCTCATGGAGAGATTCATggagcaagtaatttttaaatatcttcgccctgaacctgaggatcattacTTTTTAATA GCAGCGTGGACTTTAGCTGCATCTTGGGCTTCACGGCAGGTTGGCGAACATACATTAACAGGAATAGTCATTGACAGTGGTGATGGAGTAACTCATGTAATTCCTGTGGTAGGATGCAGTTTAAGATCTCAAACTGTTTGTGTGAGTGTGAAAGTTTCCTTGGTCTTCAG GTGGAGATATTACATATTTCATTCAGCAGATCCTAAGGGAGAGGGAGGTGGAAATTCCCCCGAACAGTCTCTGGAGACAGCAAAAGCCATAAAG CTTGCCAATCCAGATTTTATGGAATCCATTTCGGATGTAGTTGAAGGTCTATAG
- the ACTR3B gene encoding actin-related protein 3B isoform X1: protein MFRKRVLFLMCSFVTDYLFIYLFIYLAIAIRESAKVGDQAQRRVMKGVDDLDFFIGDEAIDKPTYATKWPIRHGLVEDWDLMERFMEQVIFKYLRPEPEDHYFLIAAWTLAASWASRQVGEHTLTGIVIDSGDGVTHVIPVVGCSLRSQTVCVSVKVSLVFRWRYYIFHSADPKGEGGGNSPEQSLETAKAIKEKYCYICLDIVKKFAKYDVDP from the exons ATGTTTAGAAaaagagttttatttttaatgtgttctTTTGTGAcggactatttatttatttatttatttatttatttagctattGCAATCAGAGAGTCAGCAAAAGTAGGCGACCAAGCCCAGAGGAGAGTAATGAAGGGAGTTGATGATCTAGACTTTTTCATAGGAGATGAAGCCATAGATAAACCTACCTATGCTACAAAA TGGCCCATACGACATGGTCTTGTTGAAGACTGGGATCTCATGGAGAGATTCATggagcaagtaatttttaaatatcttcgccctgaacctgaggatcattacTTTTTAATA GCAGCGTGGACTTTAGCTGCATCTTGGGCTTCACGGCAGGTTGGCGAACATACATTAACAGGAATAGTCATTGACAGTGGTGATGGAGTAACTCATGTAATTCCTGTGGTAGGATGCAGTTTAAGATCTCAAACTGTTTGTGTGAGTGTGAAAGTTTCCTTGGTCTTCAG GTGGAGATATTACATATTTCATTCAGCAGATCCTAAGGGAGAGGGAGGTGGAAATTCCCCCGAACAGTCTCTGGAGACAGCAAAAGCCATAAAG GAAAAATATTGTTACATTTGCCTTGACATAGTAAAAAAATTTGCCAAATATGATGTAGATCCATGA